acaataaaaaacactttttaaacaaaagataaaaaagatttggtcaacagaaacgcttGAGTGCTTTTACTCTGAAATGCCTACAGAAAGTGTTTGACATTAATTCTTCAGATAAACATGaatgatcattttctgttttttgtgctgtgaaaaaatgtttatctgtctatgtcacaaaTGTACGTGTTTCCGAACCCCTCgtaaagtaaaagcactccagcatttCACTTTCTGAATCCATTAATTTGTTCTAACAGGGCTTTGACTGTTATTGACAGACCCGAAGATGCAGGTCTTCATACCGTAAAGTCCTGGTATTTCGTTTGGTACATAATCTGACTTGTATAGAAGGAAATGCAGGAGATAAACCAGTAGCAGACACACTTCCCGTGTGAACAACCAACACATATGATCTGCAGAGCATCCACAGCTAGAGTCCAGAGAGTTACAGGGATCGACAGTGAAGACTGTCAAAATCAACCAGTCGATCGCGATCGGCAACCACCGATCTAAAGCAAATGTCACCAATAGGTGGTTCGCAGTCCGGACAGGACCCAGACCTATTATTACATTTTGACTGAGAGTTTCTATTTAACCTGCTCTTGACCTACCGTATTTTTGTAGTAAATCCTGGCAGCACAAGGAAGAGTTTACTTCTCCCGctgaaaaagaagaagtggGCAACAAAGAGATGTTTTTAGTTGTTAATAGTTGTTGAGATTAATCATATGTTAAATGCAgttaagaaaaaagaagaaaagggtcAACTCAAACCacatatttttatgtattttttcttaaactaaccactttattttaagatgtcattttcaaagcaatttttaaatttttttaatgcaaacatTATTTACTTGaaacaagaaaagaacatttattttattattaaagtaCCCTCCAGTTCATGTGAAAATTTATAATAAACATTGTTGAAATACAACTGAATTgtactttctttatttaatttgacagtttttgacttaatatatatattgatacaACTACCAGGCTTCTTCAAAATATGGCACTGAATCATAACACGTTAGACATTATGATGTTTCAGACCTTTACTTGATGAAATTAAAATTTTGATGAATTCATTGTTATATTAACcgagtaataaaaaataaatgttaggataatcaaaaaatatatttttagattCATCGATtaatcaaaaatgtaaaatttgaTGAATCGAATAATATTATTAGATTAATAGATAAAAAATGATCGATAGGTGCAGCCCtactcctgaaactccaaaagtttTTTGTGGACTCTAACACTTTAACCACCTCTCCATCGCCATAGTGATGGGTAGATAATGagataattttcatttttgggtgaactattccttcaggcaaatttttattttgaatcataGACATAGTGCCACCTTTGGCTAGAGGGTGTTTTAAGGCTTTATacttttacatatttaaatagCTTATTCAGATCGTCCTCATATTTAGTCTCTTCACTCTTTAGACCTTGATTATTGAATAGTGAGAAGCTGCTCAATTCTGATCAACCAGTGTGGGTTCAGCACTGCTGCTAATTTGCATACATTCCATTCACAGAAACTGTTACTCAGTCCCAGATCCATCTGAAATGTTTGATAATAGTCCAGACCTGAAGACATCTACAGGCCAAATTTCAGTCTTGGTCTTATTTACAATGCCACTCAAAGCGCttcacacatattcatacagtgcatctatatgCAACACTGGGATTTAATTGCTGACCTTCATGTTAGAGGACgacccccccacctctctctctccccctccctccctccctctccctcccagcAGAGTCAGCAGATCTGGTCAGAATAGTCCTCAGACTAAGACCTTGATGACATGCTGCTTTCTCAAGAACCACCAAACATTATTCACCATAAAACAGAATTCTGTTATTGATGGGCCTAGTATGCTTGAAGGCTTACCAAATGTGGAAACATTCAGAAGGCCTACAATTAATATTTTGATGAACTAAAAAAATCTTTGGTAAATCCAAAGGGAAGTCCATAATGTagaattttattttggaattcttaatatatgtttgtgtgcgtgcacatgtCTGGACAGAACAGTCTGCTCTTTTGTGCAGAATTCAAAAATCACAAAGGTTATGTACATGTTTCCGTGGTAAGGGAACAGCATCTGCAAAGGTGTGAGGTGCTGCTTGCagcattaatatttatttagactctgaaattgtttgaggacatTTTGCACCCTGCTTTATTTAACATCTTGGTAATCAAACaatttctgtttgcatgtggagTTTCTCCTCAAAACTCAGTTTGCTCCATCTGATCTCAGATCCTTGAGATCCAACAGATGTTTTGAATGTATTTCCCTCCTCACAACATGCCTGCAGAGGTTTTTTAGGTCCATAGTCACCAAAGTACTTGCTTATTATGGGAACTGTTGGATTCCTCTATAATCTTTAAGGTCTAGAtattactatgtaaagtgccttgagataatgtatgttatgaattggtgctatacaaataaaaatgtaaaaaaaatccttcagaCTTACTGTTCACAAAACCTGTGTAAAAAGGGTTACCTGTGGGtaatttttatttatgaaaGGGAGATAGAGAACTTATTTGATCCAAACACAAGATGGGTTGAATGCATTCATCTTTCCCCACTTTTCTCATGAGTTGAAGCATGAAAAAagtacaaagacacaaagaaaaagagtgaTGGGCTTCCATTTGTTCTGTCCGAAGTCATTTCATGTTCATTGACAGATTTGTCTTTTATTACCTGATCCTCTTATGTCCCCAATTGTACCTGCAGGTCATTGCCCAGGACCGAGAGGCTCTGCTCAGTAAGTCCAACTGGGGAAAGATGGTGCAGAAAGTGTCTCAGTTTGGGATCAGAACTGGAACCTTCAACTGCTCTAATGACAACAGGTGAGCAGCAGGGTCTTCCTTAACAGTACCATCCATGTGAATGGGCTGACGCATGTAATGTGTGCATGGTGTGCTTACTAGGGGTGAGTTAGACTGGGCCTAATAAAGCTTGAGACATGTCCCAGATTAATGGAATCCTTTGTAAACTGCAAAGTTATTTACATAAATGGAAGCGGTATGCCTGTTCAGTCGCTTGtccatcctgataataaagaattacagtaatctagtctagaggtaactaatgcatggactagtttctcagcatcttTCTGAGACAGTTGTTTCTAATTTTAGATGTTACATAAGTGAAAGAAGTTGGCCCTGAAATTTGTATTAAATGAGAATCAAAGGACAAGATGAGAAAGGATAATGAGTGTGTGATGATCCTTCTGAATTCTGTCCACCAGGTCATGTATCAAGCGTGGCTGGCATCGCTCCACGCTCATCATGTCAGTTCCCCAGACTTCAGCATCGAAGGGTAAAGTCATGCTAAAAGAATACAACGGCCATCATATTGAAACTGAACACATCTTCCGCTGGATGACCTCACATGTGGCTCATCGGATCAAAACCCTACATCAGCCTGAGCAGCTGGTGGAAGAGTGGCGCTTTGACCCCACCCATCCAGtcaagatgtttttgtttgcccATCTTTCCCAGCCCCCCGCCTTTTTCTCCTCGCTGTCCATCAAGTTCACCGGCAGGATTGAGTTTATCTTTGTGGATGTATGTCACTGGAACAACGACAGCAGCCTTCCAGAGATCGGTGTGACACATAGCCCTGCCTACATCCTCAAGATGCCTGAGGGCATCTATCGCTACGGCAGCAGGTGATGGTTGCAAGTGGacatgatgattattatttattaaaataacacTAATGTCTTGGATtgtctgtttcttctttcttcacctttcccccctctctttcactcctcCTTATCCTCCCCATCACCTCCCTGTAGTGTGGGGGAGTTCCTGTCCTTAGCTGCCATGGACACTTTCCTGCGTTCAGTCCAGCCAGAGGTCAATGACCTGTTTGTACTCAGTCTGGTCCTCATCAACTTGCTGGCTTGGATGGATCTCTTCATTACACAGGTCACAGGTTTTTTGCATTAGACTCATCATCTATTTGCTTATAAAAAAGGAACTTACCATCCTGCACTCATTGCTTTTATCTGCAGCTGTCGTAAAGCCGGCTGCATACTTCTATCAGGGGGGACCCAGCCTGAACTGAAACATTGTGATCATTGTCTGCGTCCACCCTTACTTCACAAGGCTCCTTGTTGATGGTCTTGGGGAACCAAATTTCAATCACTTCTTTTTCTGCCTCCctccaaaacacatgaaaagtTAGATGACCAACAtgtaaaagcaaataaaacccAGCACATGTGCTATTCAACACCCACATGCAGTATGCCAAGCTCAGATGCAACATGATCAGTCCTTAGTTGGTACAGCAACTGGACGTTTTGTATTACTGTTGGTGAGATGCAATCAGAGGGTCCATCTGTTATCCAATATAAAATGAAGATGTGTCTGCTGAACACAAGAGCAAGGGTGGGTCACTGTACAAAGCAGACTGAAGTTTATCTTTGCAGATATAGAGATTTTAGAGAGAGAATAGAGACATACAGTTGGTTCTGCAGTAACTGTCCAATTCTTTTAGCATGTATTTCATTGTCATCGACAGGGAGCAACAGTAAAACGATTTGTAGTTCTGATCCGAACACTTGGAACCTACAACTCCATTCTTCTGGTGTCCTGGCTTCCTGTTCTGGTAAGAATCATCTACACTACAAAGTTGTGACACTGACTTCTTTCCTTTCAGTGGCATGAATGGTTTTCTGGTGTGAGGAGACTTTTCCAGAAAGGTGCTTTAGCAAACCCTGAAcccaatttgtttttttcatgcagTTCACACAGACACTGGCCTACAATTTCATATTATACCACAGGTAGAGATAACACACCTAAATATGCTGCAGTGCATCAGCAATTGCAATTTAGGAAAATAATGAAGCTAGCTaacataaatgcaaaataaatagtTCATATTTATACTGCGGTTGCATCTGTGTTTAAGGATTACACCAGTAGCTTTGCATGTTCAAGCCAAATAACTACTAATAAATGTAGTGCTACATGCCAGCTGAGAAAGTTCTTTTGTCAGACCCTCACTTCAACACATGAATGTAAAACCATCACTGTGCTAGAATAGCACCGTTAGCTGACTAAATTTATTTTATCTGAAAGACAACCTTTTAGTCATTTTAAGCAATTTTTGAATGTTTGAAGTGGCAAAAATGTGTTGTCCATGCCTTTAACAGTATAAGTAGCATTAATAGTATTATCGGGTAAAACCAGAGCAGTTCACTTCAACTGCTTAAGTCTTCAAGCGTCTCTGATGAACAGTGATATTTAGTCCCTGAGCACGGCTgtagtggtaaaaaaaaaaagtaaggtTGGTAAACTATAATTTTCAGGCAGCTCTCTCATACTGTTATTAAAAAACTGGATAATCTTCAGTCACCCATATAGAAGACTATTTAAACTGAAATCTAATTATATAGTCCAATAAATtagcattttattattaatattgttattgctgttgtttatttgtactGGTGTGGGGTAAACAATGATGAAATGTAACTAAGTACATCTACTCTACTTTATTCAAAATTGAAGGGCTACATTACTTGAGTGTACCAATTTCATGAtactctcactctcacagacaaatattgtacttttcacATCACTATTATTTTTGATCTAGCTATAGTTGCTAGTTACTTTACAAGTTTTTTgcatacaaaacatatttagaaAACTAAAAATCCTACTTTTACATTAATGCATgtgtaataataacacaaaataaagagTGCATTTGTGTTAAAATTGCCAAGTTAATGTCCAGCCAGCCCATTCTTCTGAGGTACAGGAACACAGTGTCAACTGCGTGCATTAAAGCCTGCAGACATGAGAATATGGAAGAAATAAGATCTCAGTGACATAGAGTGTTGACCGTCGATTAGGTTCTGACAAGCCGCTGATCTTGAACAAGAAAAGAGTTGCATTGATTATATTTGATCACTAATCACTGATTGATCTCTCTGTCCAGGCTCTGCTCCAGTTACCATATTTGGACACTCTGTATGGTTACAGTTTGAAGCTGCTTCGTTATGCTGACACCACCACACTGGCCAGCTTGGTGAGAGCTGACTGGACCTTTTACTCATCCCACCCAGCCCTCTTCCTGTCCACCTACCTGGCTCATGGCCTACTGGTCGACTACTTTGAGAAGAAACGCCGCTGTGATCTCAGGAGCCGAGAGGACAGCACCACGAACCTGGAGTGGCTGGCCAGCCTGTGGGAATGGTATACTTCTTTTCTGCTCCGCCCGATAACATCGCTGCAGCAGGTCCCATCAGACCACTCAGACTGGGAAGATGATCCAAACTTCTTGTTTGGGCATTTGTCTTTCCCTGATCTCTGGCTTCACCCATTAATGAATGTGGACTACATTGAAGCCCTGCCAACATGGAGGTTCAGTGCAGTGAGTCAGTGCCGGGGGGGTGGCTCTGGTGAACAGCAgcatgaagagacagaaagtttACTTGCAGACACAGAGgattctcctcctgcaggtccCAGCACACCTCCACATGAGACCACAAGGTACAGGAGGCCACTGTGCTGTCAGGACAGCAGCAACCAGCTATGTGTGTACAGCAACATGGACCCTAGCGGCAAACATCAATGTGTGTGCGACAGGGCAACAGAGGATGACCACCTCACACCTCAGGCTGTCTCTAACCAGCATCTCTGCGAGTGGCCAGGGTGGCCCTCTGATATGCTGCATTGCTCAGAGTGTGTGGTGTGTCTTGAGAACTTTGTGAGCGAGGAGCTGCTGATGGGTCTTCCATGTGGCCACGCCTTCCACCAGCAGTGCATTGTTGTGTGGCTGGCAACAGGCCGACACTGCTGCCCAGTGTGTCGCTGGCCCAGCTtcaagaagaagctgcagagagGTGCACAGGGCAGCTCTGCTGAAAACACTCTGCAGGACTGATGGTCGGGTGTCATTGAGCCCTGCTCATCTCCATGGCCCCTCTGTACTCCCACTGCTTACAGGTAGCTTGTCAACATCACAGCTTGCTTGGATTGAAGTTGAGGCATGGGGGCAGTGTGAATGGAAGTGATGAGGGCTCTTGTTGTCATGAACCATCAATCATCTTGTTTCCATTCCTGTTTTTGAAGGTAATGTGCTGGCCTTCACGGCAGACAGATGAAAACCTATGGATGCTATGAAAGCTTAGTCATAACATTCTCTGTATAGAGAGTATCGTGATTCACACACTAATCACAGGTTTAGTCTTTGTAAACTGTTCagtgcaataaaaataaataaaaatatttcctATTCTGTTTTCAGGGCTGTGAGGACAGTACAGAGTCTGTTCTACATAGAAACCATCAGATTGACTACAGGCATAAAACTACTTATCAAGCAAACTGCCTTATCACTGTCTTCTCTATCCTACATCATGACTTGCTAGATTTGCAAAAAGGCTCTGTGTCAATAAtattggtaaaaaaaagacaaactcctCCCCGTTTTCTCAAAGTACTGCCTTGTCCCCTCAACAACTCTATCTTAACAGGTTCCCTGCCCTACCACTGTAATTACTCTCTACTTTAACTATGCCTTATCACATTTCATAGTTTGTATCTCTTAAAATGCAGCATTTGAGCTGTGATTCATCACTGAGAAGCAAAGCTAATCAGTTTTTTATGATTCTTGTTGTGAAATGATGCTCTCATGAGTCACAGTCATTTCGTACTGACTGACTTTCTGCAGTTTTCACAGTAACCCCTCTGATTCTAACCAATTAGTTAATGTAAATCTAACCACAGAGTTACAGGCTTAAACCAGGGTGCTCACACTGGTAGATGTGTGTATAATGGTGCTGACATACCCACCTATCTGCTTCCATCAAGTTGCAGCTTATTACTCATAGTGACAAACCCACACAGAATGATCACCAAGTCAGCAGTTCCCCTCAGCCCCCTTAATAGCATCGTTTAGGCTCACACCAGCCTCATTCCCTGCTACAAATGACAGACACAAGTTATTTGAGACCAAACACAGAGCTAAAAGAGAGTAA
This window of the Paralichthys olivaceus isolate ysfri-2021 chromosome 9, ASM2471397v2, whole genome shotgun sequence genome carries:
- the rnf103 gene encoding E3 ubiquitin-protein ligase RNF103 isoform X1; this encodes MWLKLFFLLLYFIVLFMLARIFEAVVWYETGMFATQLVDPVTLSYERLKTILECRGLGYSGLVEKQDVSELVEKSGELTQGELYSAIKKEKERTEPGDSSNTHFSGEMHFYELVEDTKDGIWLVQVIAQDREALLSKSNWGKMVQKVSQFGIRTGTFNCSNDNRSCIKRGWHRSTLIMSVPQTSASKGKVMLKEYNGHHIETEHIFRWMTSHVAHRIKTLHQPEQLVEEWRFDPTHPVKMFLFAHLSQPPAFFSSLSIKFTGRIEFIFVDVCHWNNDSSLPEIGVTHSPAYILKMPEGIYRYGSSVGEFLSLAAMDTFLRSVQPEVNDLFVLSLVLINLLAWMDLFITQGATVKRFVVLIRTLGTYNSILLVSWLPVLALLQLPYLDTLYGYSLKLLRYADTTTLASLVRADWTFYSSHPALFLSTYLAHGLLVDYFEKKRRCDLRSREDSTTNLEWLASLWEWYTSFLLRPITSLQQVPSDHSDWEDDPNFLFGHLSFPDLWLHPLMNVDYIEALPTWRFSAVSQCRGGGSGEQQHEETESLLADTEDSPPAGPSTPPHETTRYRRPLCCQDSSNQLCVYSNMDPSGKHQCVCDRATEDDHLTPQAVSNQHLCEWPGWPSDMLHCSECVVCLENFVSEELLMGLPCGHAFHQQCIVVWLATGRHCCPVCRWPSFKKKLQRGAQGSSAENTLQD
- the rnf103 gene encoding E3 ubiquitin-protein ligase RNF103 isoform X2 yields the protein MHFYELVEDTKDGIWLVQVIAQDREALLSKSNWGKMVQKVSQFGIRTGTFNCSNDNRSCIKRGWHRSTLIMSVPQTSASKGKVMLKEYNGHHIETEHIFRWMTSHVAHRIKTLHQPEQLVEEWRFDPTHPVKMFLFAHLSQPPAFFSSLSIKFTGRIEFIFVDVCHWNNDSSLPEIGVTHSPAYILKMPEGIYRYGSSVGEFLSLAAMDTFLRSVQPEVNDLFVLSLVLINLLAWMDLFITQGATVKRFVVLIRTLGTYNSILLVSWLPVLALLQLPYLDTLYGYSLKLLRYADTTTLASLVRADWTFYSSHPALFLSTYLAHGLLVDYFEKKRRCDLRSREDSTTNLEWLASLWEWYTSFLLRPITSLQQVPSDHSDWEDDPNFLFGHLSFPDLWLHPLMNVDYIEALPTWRFSAVSQCRGGGSGEQQHEETESLLADTEDSPPAGPSTPPHETTRYRRPLCCQDSSNQLCVYSNMDPSGKHQCVCDRATEDDHLTPQAVSNQHLCEWPGWPSDMLHCSECVVCLENFVSEELLMGLPCGHAFHQQCIVVWLATGRHCCPVCRWPSFKKKLQRGAQGSSAENTLQD